One window of the Hoplias malabaricus isolate fHopMal1 chromosome Y, fHopMal1.hap1, whole genome shotgun sequence genome contains the following:
- the LOC136679463 gene encoding bone morphogenetic protein 10-like, with protein sequence MSGTGVWKCRLTATMQFLPILLLLLGPLSGDSSPISSPERHRPAPGLEDGHGGMIDPSFLEQDSEVDMQDLLENLRGHFLRTFNLSIRGPSSQPGAPRVEPPEYMLELYNRFANDHTAMPSANIVRSFKNEDSSPCNVGRDGVRRHPLLFNVSVPHHERVTASELRLYTLVQTDRHLYAGVDRKVTIYEVVQRLSNSSQPKRGDVFEAEEEETQLVELASRQVYGMDSGWESFDLTAAVHQWHKSDYGTTHRLEVHIASLNSQNMPGQNGSEVEEPLLGGDMEIDTSPEERHKPLMIVFSNDQSGDHRGDKQELSEMIKHETTGQGVNNNLDLSDVLGELGTMEQEGQTKEEDPDEQDLLQMRSNLIYDTASRIRRNAKGNQCKKSSLYVNFKDIGWDSWILEPQGYEAYECTGICTYPLTKHVTPTKHAIVQTLVGIKKPDKVSRACCVPTKLDPISLLYLDDAGVVTYQYKYEGMVVSQCGCR encoded by the exons ATGTCTGGCACTGGGGTTTGGAAATGTCGGTTAACAGCCACCATGCAATTTCTCCCCATTCTGTTACTCCTCTTGGGGCCTCTCTCTGGGGACTCAAGTCCCATCAGCTCCCCAGAGAGACACCGACCTGCTCCAGGGCTAGAGGATGGGCATGGAGGGATGATTGACCCCTCTTTTCTGGAGCAAGACAGTGAGGTGGACATGCAGGACCTTCTAGAGAATCTGCGGGGTCACTTTCTCAGAACCTTTAACCTTTCCATTCGTGGTCCATCTTCGCAGCCTGGGGCTCCCCGTGTGGAGCCCCCAGAATACATGTTGGAGTTGTATAACCGATTTGCTAATGACCACACAGCCATGCCATCTGCCAATATTGTACGCAGCTTCAAAAATGAAG ACTCCTCCCCATGCAATGTGGGTAGAGATGGTGTAAGGCGTCACCCTCTCCTCTTCAACGTTTCTGTGCCGCATCATGAACGAGTCACAGCTTCTGAGTTGCGCCTCTATACTCTGGTCCAGACAGACCGGCACCTGTATGCTGGTGTTGACCGCAAGGTGACAATTTACGAGGTGGTGCAGAGGCTCAGCAACAGCAGTCAACCAAAACGAGGGGATGTCTTTGAAGCAGAAGAGGAAGAGACGCAGCTTGTGGAGCTGGCCTCACGGCAGGTGTATGGCATGGACAGTGGGTGGGAGTCGTTCGATTTGACTGCTGCTGTGCATCAGTGGCACAAATCTGACTACGGTACCACCCACAGACTGGAGGTCCACATTGCAAGTCTGAACTCACAAAACATGCCTGGACAGAATGGGTCAGAGGTCGAAGAGCCTCTCTTAGGTGGGGACATGGAAATTGATACAAGCCCTGAAGAGAGACACAAACCTCTAATGATCGTTTTCTCCAATGACCAGAGCGGTGACCACAGAGGAGACAAACAGGAGTTGAGTGAGATGATCAAGCATGAAACAACTGGCCAAGGGGTTAATAATAACCTGGATCTCTCAGATGTATTGGGTGAGCTTGGGACTATGGAACAAGAAGGACAGACTAAGGAGGAAGATCCTGATGAGCAAGACCTCCTGCAAATGCGATCCAACCTGATTTATGACACAGCCTCGAGGATTCGAAGGAATGCAAAAGGCAACCAATGTAAGAAGAGCTCACTTTATGTCAACTTCAAAGACATTGGCTGGGATTCCTGGATCTTAGAACCTCAAGGCTATGAGGCATATGAATGCACAGGAATCTGTACTTACCCCTTGACCAAACATGTCACTCCAACCAAACATGCTATTGTGCAGACTCTGGTTGGTATCAAAAAACCTGACAAGGTTTCCAGAGCCTGCTGTGTTCCCACCAAGCTTGACCCAATCTCTTTGCTCTACCTGGATGATGCAGGTGTGGTCACATACCAGTACAAGTATGAAGGCATGGTGGTGTCACAGTGTGGTTGCAGATAG